In Candidatus Aminicenantes bacterium, one DNA window encodes the following:
- a CDS encoding GNAT family N-acetyltransferase codes for MKTGNSLPRSPSAAIRAVTDADRERVERIIEERWGAPLVAVHDSIYRPAELQGFLAAAGENIHGLVTFRIEATECEIVSLDAMLPRVGIGTALVEAVAGAALAAGCRRLWLVTTNDNLDALRFYLRRGFRLVAVHPGAVDRARRLKPSIPEKGDFGIPIHDELELERALPSLKENT; via the coding sequence ATGAAAACCGGAAATTCGCTTCCCCGATCACCATCCGCTGCCATCCGGGCAGTGACGGATGCCGACCGCGAACGGGTCGAGCGCATCATCGAAGAGCGCTGGGGCGCTCCGCTGGTGGCCGTGCACGATTCGATTTACCGTCCCGCAGAGCTTCAGGGCTTCCTGGCCGCGGCCGGAGAAAACATCCACGGCCTCGTCACCTTCCGCATCGAGGCGACGGAGTGCGAGATCGTCTCCCTCGACGCCATGCTGCCGCGCGTGGGCATCGGGACAGCCCTGGTCGAGGCCGTTGCCGGAGCTGCCCTTGCCGCCGGCTGCCGGCGCCTCTGGCTTGTGACCACCAACGACAACCTCGACGCCCTGCGTTTTTACCTCCGCCGCGGCTTTCGCCTCGTGGCCGTCCACCCCGGCGCCGTTGACCGCGCCCGCCGCCTTAAACCATCTATCCCTGAAAAGGGCGACTTCGGCATTCCCATTCACGACGAACTCGAACTTGAGCGGGCGCTGCCGTCTTTAAAAGAAAATACGTAA